From the genome of Bordetella sp. H567, one region includes:
- a CDS encoding cell division protein ZipA C-terminal FtsZ-binding domain-containing protein, whose amino-acid sequence MSDLQIGLIVLGVLLILMVLGFNWWQDRRVRRRMQAHFPSNEHDPLLGGGGHEVGAPHAAAGQGAHAPQRREPGFAGTAAAGTVRTSGMHADTAAGSPSAAPVDSDDSEEADPACEVVIEVTFAEPVRGADLLPVTQSMRSAGRKPMRVFGQTDDQRHRARLRGDERYGALQIAVLLANRTGPLTAIEWSQAWARAQDLGERFDAAIEGPDQQAVLEQAARLDDTCAALDTQVGLTLLLGGAQPAAEVLAVARDLGFIHDGPRLVWMSDVGLPRFTLMRGDGAAFDAGMGGVERLNLLLDVPCSPPDERAFGRMVEVGRQLAQRLRAELVDDQGKPLADASVAVIDERLQVLFGQLEQAGLRAGSARALRVFS is encoded by the coding sequence ATGAGTGATTTGCAGATCGGGCTGATCGTCCTGGGTGTCCTGCTCATCCTGATGGTGCTCGGCTTCAACTGGTGGCAGGATCGCCGGGTGCGCCGCAGGATGCAGGCGCATTTTCCCAGCAACGAGCACGATCCCCTGCTGGGTGGCGGGGGCCATGAAGTGGGCGCGCCGCATGCGGCCGCGGGCCAGGGGGCGCATGCCCCGCAGCGCCGCGAGCCCGGATTCGCCGGGACGGCGGCCGCCGGGACGGTGCGTACCTCCGGCATGCATGCGGACACGGCCGCCGGATCGCCGAGCGCCGCCCCTGTCGACTCCGATGACAGCGAGGAAGCCGATCCCGCCTGCGAAGTGGTGATCGAAGTGACGTTCGCCGAACCGGTGCGTGGCGCCGATCTGCTGCCGGTCACCCAAAGCATGCGCTCGGCCGGCCGCAAGCCCATGCGGGTATTCGGCCAGACGGACGACCAGCGCCACCGTGCGCGGCTGCGCGGCGACGAGCGCTACGGCGCGCTGCAGATCGCCGTGCTGCTGGCCAATCGCACCGGTCCGCTGACGGCCATCGAATGGTCGCAGGCCTGGGCGCGGGCCCAGGACCTGGGCGAGCGTTTCGATGCCGCCATCGAAGGACCCGACCAGCAGGCCGTGCTGGAGCAGGCCGCGCGCCTGGACGATACCTGCGCCGCGCTCGATACGCAGGTGGGTCTGACGCTGCTTCTGGGCGGCGCGCAGCCGGCGGCGGAAGTCCTGGCCGTCGCCCGCGACCTGGGCTTCATCCATGACGGTCCGCGCCTGGTTTGGATGTCGGACGTCGGGTTGCCACGCTTTACGCTGATGCGCGGCGACGGCGCCGCCTTCGATGCCGGCATGGGCGGAGTCGAGCGCTTGAACCTGCTGCTGGATGTGCCGTGCAGCCCGCCCGATGAACGCGCCTTCGGGCGCATGGTGGAGGTCGGGCGCCAGTTGGCGCAGCGCCTGCGCGCCGAACTCGTCGACGACCAGGGCAAGCCGCTGGCCGATGCCTCCGTCGCCGTCATCGACGAACGCCTGCAGGTCCTGTTCGGGCAATTGGAGCAGGCCGGCCTGCGTGCCGGCAGCGCGCGCGCGTTGCGGGTGTTTTCGTGA
- a CDS encoding peptidylprolyl isomerase: MKRFILLVAACVIAAPAFAQNVATVNGKPITQKSLDQFVKLLVSQGATDSPQLRDQVKQEMINRQVFVQAAEKAGVAKQADVQTEVELARQGILVRALMADYLQKHPVTDKQVQDEYNEVKQQQAGKLEYKVRHILVPDEKTANDLLAQIKSGKLKFDDAAKKESKDPGSAQNGGDLGWAPATNYVPPFAQAVTSLKKGELAEKPVQTQYGWHIIEVEDTRPVEFPPLDQVRPQLEEMLRQQLLADYQKSLREQAKVQ; encoded by the coding sequence ATGAAACGCTTCATCCTGCTGGTGGCGGCTTGCGTGATTGCTGCCCCCGCTTTTGCCCAGAACGTGGCGACGGTCAATGGCAAACCCATTACCCAGAAAAGCCTGGACCAGTTCGTAAAGCTGCTCGTCAGCCAGGGCGCCACCGATTCGCCTCAGCTGCGCGATCAGGTCAAGCAGGAAATGATCAACCGCCAGGTTTTCGTGCAGGCCGCCGAAAAGGCCGGCGTCGCGAAACAGGCCGACGTGCAGACTGAAGTCGAACTGGCTCGCCAGGGCATCCTGGTCCGCGCCTTGATGGCCGATTATCTGCAAAAGCATCCGGTCACGGACAAACAAGTCCAGGACGAATACAACGAGGTCAAGCAGCAGCAGGCCGGCAAGCTGGAATACAAAGTCCGCCATATCCTGGTCCCGGACGAAAAAACCGCCAACGACCTGCTGGCGCAGATCAAGAGCGGCAAGCTGAAATTCGATGACGCCGCCAAGAAGGAATCCAAGGATCCCGGCAGTGCGCAAAATGGCGGCGACCTGGGCTGGGCGCCGGCCACGAATTATGTCCCGCCTTTCGCGCAGGCCGTGACCTCGCTCAAGAAGGGCGAATTGGCCGAAAAGCCGGTGCAAACCCAGTACGGCTGGCACATCATCGAGGTGGAAGACACCCGTCCGGTCGAATTCCCGCCGTTGGACCAGGTCCGTCCGCAACTGGAAGAAATGCTGCGCCAGCAACTCCTGGCCGACTACCAGAAATCGCTGCGCGAGCAAGCCAAGGTCCAATAA
- a CDS encoding BolA family protein, producing the protein MTQITDVAATIRERLQVLAPVALEIQDDSHLHAGHAGAHGGASHFTVRITSAKFEGLTPVARHRLVYDHLNDLMPYPIHALALETRTP; encoded by the coding sequence ATGACTCAGATTACCGACGTCGCTGCTACCATTCGCGAACGCCTGCAAGTGCTCGCGCCCGTGGCGCTGGAGATCCAGGACGATTCCCATCTGCACGCGGGACATGCTGGCGCGCATGGCGGCGCCTCGCACTTCACAGTGAGGATAACGTCCGCCAAATTCGAAGGGCTGACACCGGTGGCGCGTCATCGCCTGGTGTATGATCATTTGAATGATTTAATGCCCTACCCCATCCACGCGCTTGCGCTGGAAACCCGTACCCCCTGA
- a CDS encoding branched-chain amino acid ABC transporter permease, giving the protein MDSSIAFILLQDGVVSGAIYALLGMALVLVFAVTRVIFIPQGEFVAFGALTLAMLVDGKLPGTVYLLPLLGGVVFLLELGRALRLGSAAALPKAILANVVLPALLYWVTSRLTGPDTPLWRNMLLTLLLIVPMGPMVYRIVYQPLAEASVLVLLITSVAVHFVLVGMGLVFFGAEGWRTPAFVDGQVDFGIAAWSAQSLFVVGTSLVLILALWLFFGKTLYGRALRATAVNRRGARLVGISSSISGTITFTLAALMGAISGILIAPVTTIYYDTGFLIGLKGFVGAIIGALASYPVAAAGALLVGLLESFSSFWASAYKEVIVFTLIIPVLLWLSLRGGTHAETED; this is encoded by the coding sequence ATGGATTCTTCCATAGCGTTCATCCTGCTGCAGGACGGCGTCGTCAGCGGGGCGATCTACGCCTTGCTGGGCATGGCGCTGGTGCTGGTATTCGCGGTGACGCGGGTGATCTTCATCCCGCAGGGTGAATTCGTCGCCTTCGGCGCTTTGACGCTGGCCATGCTGGTGGATGGCAAGCTGCCCGGGACGGTATACCTGCTGCCCCTGCTGGGCGGTGTCGTCTTCCTGCTGGAGCTTGGGCGCGCGCTGCGCCTGGGCAGTGCCGCCGCGCTGCCCAAGGCCATCCTGGCCAATGTGGTGCTGCCGGCGCTGCTGTACTGGGTGACCAGCCGCCTGACGGGTCCCGATACGCCGTTGTGGCGCAATATGCTGCTGACGCTGCTGTTGATCGTGCCCATGGGGCCGATGGTGTACCGCATCGTCTATCAGCCGCTGGCGGAGGCCAGCGTGCTGGTGCTGCTGATTACCTCGGTCGCGGTGCATTTCGTCCTGGTCGGCATGGGGCTGGTGTTCTTCGGCGCCGAAGGATGGCGCACGCCGGCCTTCGTCGACGGCCAGGTGGATTTCGGCATCGCCGCGTGGTCGGCGCAAAGCCTGTTCGTGGTCGGGACATCGCTGGTCCTGATCCTGGCGCTTTGGCTGTTCTTCGGCAAGACGCTCTATGGCCGCGCCTTGCGCGCCACGGCGGTCAATCGCCGCGGCGCGCGATTGGTCGGTATCAGCAGCTCGATCTCCGGCACCATTACGTTCACGCTGGCGGCGCTGATGGGCGCCATTTCGGGGATACTGATCGCGCCCGTCACCACGATCTATTACGACACGGGTTTCCTCATCGGCCTGAAGGGCTTCGTCGGCGCGATCATCGGCGCGCTGGCCAGCTATCCGGTGGCCGCCGCCGGCGCGCTGCTGGTGGGCCTGCTGGAATCCTTCTCTTCCTTCTGGGCCAGTGCGTACAAGGAAGTGATCGTGTTCACGCTCATCATCCCGGTGCTGCTGTGGCTGTCGCTGCGCGGCGGCACCCACGCCGAGACCGAGGACTAG
- a CDS encoding septation protein A, which translates to MKKFLFDLFPLLLFFIAYRYAGIYTATAVAITASVLQILWLKFTGRPIEGMHWINLTVIVVFGGATLWLHSDVFIKWKPTVLYWLFGAALLAGRWIFKRNLVRRLLDKQIALPDAVWDKLNATWAVFFLIAGAANLYVAFSGRFSESEWVTFKAFGLMGLMIVFVLAQSIWLGRHLQVPGAAGEATDETGRETGKR; encoded by the coding sequence ATGAAGAAGTTTCTATTCGATCTGTTTCCGCTGCTGCTGTTTTTCATCGCATACCGCTATGCCGGAATCTATACGGCCACCGCGGTGGCCATCACCGCGTCCGTCCTGCAGATTCTGTGGCTCAAATTCACCGGCCGCCCCATCGAAGGTATGCATTGGATCAATCTGACGGTAATCGTCGTCTTTGGCGGCGCCACGCTATGGCTGCACAGCGACGTCTTCATCAAATGGAAACCGACGGTGCTGTATTGGCTGTTCGGCGCCGCGCTGCTGGCGGGCCGCTGGATATTCAAGCGTAACCTGGTGCGCCGGCTGCTGGACAAGCAGATCGCCCTGCCGGATGCGGTCTGGGACAAACTGAATGCCACCTGGGCGGTATTCTTTTTGATCGCCGGGGCCGCCAATCTGTATGTCGCCTTTTCGGGCCGTTTCTCGGAATCCGAATGGGTCACGTTCAAGGCCTTCGGCCTGATGGGCCTGATGATTGTTTTCGTCCTGGCGCAGTCGATCTGGCTGGGGCGGCACCTGCAGGTACCCGGTGCCGCCGGCGAAGCCACCGACGAAACCGGCCGTGAAACCGGCAAACGCTGA
- the ligA gene encoding NAD-dependent DNA ligase LigA gives MKAGNKATDAQEEIAHLRVEIEQHNYRYYVEDAPSISDAEYDALMRRLVALEEAHPELVTPESPTQRVGAAPLAAFGAVTHAVPMLSLGNAFDEDEVRAFDKRVTDTLRASGQLGPASQPDYFCELKLDGLAISLRYENGKLTQAATRGDGQTGEDVTANIRTIRSIPLQLKAGAPRVLEVRGEVLMNRREFERLNASQAERGEKVFVNPRNAAAGSLRQLDPRITAQRPLRFFAYGWGEVHGLAGRQPELFDEPAPGVRQAATLPRESHSAMLDWLAELGLPINTAHNQKAKGADGLLAFYAHVAKLRPTLPYDIDGVVYKVDSLPAQKVLGFVARAPRFALAHKYPAEEATTTLLDIEVQVGRTGAITPVARLQPIFVGGVTVTNATLHNEDEIRRKDVRIGDTVIVRRAGDVIPEVVGPVLEKRPAAAASFDMKQKYPVCPVCGSAIERPEGEAIARCTGGLFCAAQRKQTLLHAAGRKALDIEGLGEKLVDQLVDRDRIKSLADIYGLTAEELAGYERMGTKSAENLVRAIDKARTPTLGRLLFALGIRHVGETTARDVARHFGGMDAIMDAGEAQLLEVSDVGPAVAASIHRFFAEPHNRDIVEALKRQGVHPVAEAAARSGGLSGKTFVLTGTLPTMTREEATSHILAAGGKVSGSVSRKTAYVVAGADAGSKLANAEKLGVPILDEEGLKQLLGLRE, from the coding sequence GTGAAGGCTGGCAACAAGGCCACCGACGCGCAGGAAGAAATCGCCCACCTGCGCGTCGAAATCGAGCAGCACAACTACCGGTACTACGTCGAAGACGCGCCCAGCATTTCCGACGCCGAATACGATGCCTTGATGCGCAGACTCGTGGCGCTCGAGGAAGCCCATCCCGAGCTCGTGACGCCGGAGTCGCCCACCCAGCGCGTGGGTGCCGCCCCGCTGGCGGCCTTTGGCGCCGTCACCCATGCGGTGCCCATGCTGTCGTTGGGCAATGCTTTCGACGAAGACGAAGTCCGGGCCTTCGATAAGCGTGTCACGGACACGCTGCGTGCGTCCGGCCAACTGGGTCCGGCCAGCCAACCGGATTATTTCTGCGAACTGAAGCTGGACGGCCTGGCCATCAGCCTGCGCTATGAAAACGGCAAGCTGACGCAGGCCGCGACACGCGGCGACGGGCAGACCGGCGAGGACGTGACGGCCAATATCCGTACCATACGCTCGATTCCGCTGCAGCTGAAGGCCGGCGCCCCCCGCGTGCTGGAAGTGCGCGGCGAAGTGCTGATGAATCGCCGCGAATTCGAGCGCTTGAATGCATCGCAAGCCGAGCGGGGCGAAAAAGTCTTCGTCAATCCGCGCAATGCCGCCGCCGGCAGCCTGCGGCAACTGGACCCGCGCATCACGGCGCAGCGCCCGCTGCGTTTCTTCGCCTATGGATGGGGCGAAGTCCATGGGCTTGCCGGTCGCCAGCCGGAGCTCTTCGACGAGCCCGCGCCCGGCGTGCGCCAGGCCGCCACGCTGCCGCGCGAGTCGCACAGCGCCATGCTGGACTGGCTGGCCGAACTGGGCCTGCCGATCAACACCGCGCACAACCAGAAGGCCAAGGGCGCTGACGGGCTGCTCGCTTTCTATGCGCATGTCGCAAAGCTGCGGCCGACGCTGCCCTACGACATCGATGGCGTGGTCTACAAGGTCGATTCCCTGCCGGCGCAGAAAGTACTGGGCTTTGTCGCGCGCGCGCCGCGCTTCGCGCTGGCACACAAATATCCCGCCGAGGAAGCCACCACCACGCTGCTGGACATCGAAGTCCAGGTCGGCCGCACCGGCGCCATTACGCCGGTGGCGCGCCTGCAGCCCATTTTTGTCGGCGGGGTGACCGTCACCAACGCCACACTGCATAACGAAGACGAGATCCGCCGCAAGGATGTGCGGATCGGCGATACCGTCATCGTGCGGCGCGCCGGCGACGTGATTCCCGAAGTCGTCGGCCCGGTGCTGGAAAAGCGGCCCGCGGCGGCGGCGTCGTTCGACATGAAGCAGAAGTACCCCGTGTGCCCGGTGTGCGGCTCCGCGATCGAGCGGCCGGAGGGCGAGGCCATCGCCCGCTGCACCGGTGGGCTGTTCTGCGCCGCACAGCGCAAGCAGACGCTGCTGCACGCGGCGGGCCGCAAGGCGCTGGATATCGAGGGGCTGGGTGAGAAGCTGGTCGATCAACTGGTGGACCGCGATCGCATCAAGTCCTTGGCGGATATCTACGGCCTGACCGCCGAGGAACTGGCCGGCTATGAGCGTATGGGAACGAAATCGGCCGAGAACCTGGTGCGCGCCATCGACAAGGCGCGCACGCCCACGCTGGGCCGGCTGCTGTTCGCGCTGGGCATCCGTCACGTCGGCGAAACCACGGCGCGCGACGTGGCCCGGCACTTCGGCGGCATGGACGCCATCATGGACGCCGGGGAAGCGCAGCTGCTGGAGGTTTCCGATGTGGGGCCGGCGGTCGCGGCCTCGATACACCGCTTTTTTGCCGAGCCGCATAACCGCGATATCGTGGAAGCGCTGAAGCGGCAGGGTGTACATCCGGTAGCGGAGGCCGCCGCGCGCAGCGGTGGCCTGTCGGGCAAGACTTTCGTCCTGACCGGTACGCTGCCGACCATGACGCGCGAAGAGGCAACCAGCCATATCCTGGCCGCGGGCGGTAAGGTCAGCGGCTCGGTATCCAGGAAAACCGCGTATGTGGTGGCGGGCGCCGACGCCGGCAGCAAGCTGGCCAATGCCGAGAAACTGGGCGTGCCCATACTGGATGAAGAGGGCCTGAAGCAGTTGCTGGGGTTGCGCGAATAG
- the msrB gene encoding peptide-methionine (R)-S-oxide reductase MsrB, whose amino-acid sequence MEKVRKTDAEWRALLSPDEFYVTREKGTERAFTGRYWDTATPGIYRCVACGTALFASDTKFDAGCGWPSYYEPLGPDLVREQRDTSHDMIRTEVLCNVCDSHLGHVFPDGPPPTGRRYCINSLALKFEPAEE is encoded by the coding sequence ATGGAAAAAGTACGCAAGACCGACGCCGAATGGCGCGCCCTGCTCTCGCCGGATGAGTTCTACGTTACTCGCGAAAAGGGGACGGAAAGGGCCTTCACCGGCCGCTACTGGGACACCGCGACGCCGGGCATTTACCGCTGCGTCGCCTGCGGCACGGCGCTGTTCGCGTCCGATACCAAATTCGACGCGGGCTGCGGCTGGCCCAGCTATTACGAGCCCCTGGGTCCCGACCTGGTGCGCGAACAACGCGATACCAGCCACGACATGATACGTACCGAGGTATTGTGCAACGTATGCGATTCCCATCTGGGACATGTTTTCCCGGACGGTCCGCCCCCCACCGGCCGGCGCTACTGCATTAATTCCCTGGCATTGAAATTCGAACCTGCCGAAGAATGA
- a CDS encoding energy-coupling factor ABC transporter ATP-binding protein has product MLIEFDHAVVKTPRAQILHGVSAVLTERRIGIVGPNGAGKSTLARLINGLVLPSSGAVRVNGHDTRQATRAVRREVGFVFQNPENQIVFPIVREDMEFGLKAQVPDKASRQARAVEQLAALGVGHLADRASHTLSGGERQLVALAAVLVMRPRVIVFDEPTTQLDLRNRNRVRAAIAGLDCEAVVVSHDLDLLEDFDRVLVIADGRVAADDTPAAALRWYREHCA; this is encoded by the coding sequence ATGTTAATCGAGTTTGATCATGCCGTCGTGAAGACGCCCCGCGCGCAGATTCTGCATGGGGTGAGCGCCGTGCTGACCGAACGCCGCATCGGTATCGTCGGGCCCAACGGCGCGGGCAAAAGCACCCTGGCGCGGCTCATCAACGGGCTGGTATTGCCGTCGTCCGGCGCGGTGCGCGTCAATGGCCATGATACCCGCCAGGCCACGCGCGCCGTCAGGCGGGAAGTGGGCTTCGTATTCCAGAACCCGGAGAACCAGATCGTTTTTCCCATCGTGCGGGAAGACATGGAATTCGGCCTGAAGGCGCAGGTGCCGGACAAGGCGTCCCGCCAGGCGCGCGCCGTCGAACAACTGGCCGCGCTCGGGGTGGGCCATCTGGCAGACCGCGCCAGTCATACGCTGTCCGGCGGCGAGCGCCAGCTGGTGGCGCTTGCCGCCGTGCTGGTCATGCGGCCCAGGGTGATCGTGTTCGACGAACCGACGACGCAGCTGGATCTGCGCAACCGCAACCGGGTGCGTGCCGCCATTGCCGGCCTGGACTGCGAGGCCGTGGTCGTCAGCCACGACCTGGACTTGCTGGAGGACTTCGATCGCGTATTGGTGATCGCCGACGGTCGCGTCGCCGCCGACGACACCCCTGCCGCGGCGCTGCGCTGGTACCGGGAGCATTGCGCATGA
- a CDS encoding energy-coupling factor transporter transmembrane component T family protein has translation MMEPLYVEGDGVLHRIPAPYKLIALLAAGAGLFAVHRLDGLAVAFACGGLLVAMSGAQAGAIWRHVRGLLPILAVVGAFTGYFDGAARAAEVLLRVGALVALALAVTLTTRTSDLIQVCERALYPLDRLGWVDAGRVALALALTLRFIPEIWRNYQDIREAQAARGLSRNALALTVPLLVRTLKRAEEVADAIDARSG, from the coding sequence ATGATGGAACCGCTCTATGTCGAAGGCGATGGCGTGCTCCACCGCATCCCGGCGCCGTACAAGCTGATCGCGCTGCTGGCCGCGGGCGCAGGGTTGTTCGCCGTGCACCGGCTGGATGGACTGGCCGTCGCCTTCGCATGCGGCGGGCTGCTGGTGGCCATGTCGGGCGCGCAGGCCGGCGCGATCTGGCGCCACGTGCGGGGGCTGTTGCCTATCCTGGCCGTGGTGGGCGCCTTCACGGGCTATTTCGATGGCGCGGCGCGCGCGGCGGAAGTCCTGCTGCGCGTGGGGGCCTTGGTGGCCCTGGCCCTGGCCGTGACCCTGACGACGCGCACCAGCGACCTGATCCAGGTATGTGAACGGGCGCTGTATCCGCTGGACAGGCTGGGATGGGTCGATGCCGGCCGTGTCGCGCTGGCCCTGGCGCTGACGCTGCGCTTCATCCCCGAGATCTGGCGCAATTACCAGGATATCCGCGAGGCCCAGGCCGCGCGCGGTCTGTCGCGCAACGCGCTGGCGCTGACGGTGCCCCTGCTGGTGCGCACGCTCAAGCGCGCCGAGGAAGTCGCCGATGCCATCGACGCGCGTAGTGGATGA
- a CDS encoding biotin transporter BioY, whose product MRTKDTVTVAMFAAFIVVLSLAPPIPVPALPVPITLQALGVMLAGCMLGPARGAAAVALYLVLAAIGLPVLPGGRGGLGVYAGPTGGFLVGMLVGAALCGAMAQRVARSGADTLPALLGYFGAALAGGLVVVYAVGIPWLAAIAGMTLSKAALAMVVFLPGDIAKAIVAAVVTQRVRRVWAFGGER is encoded by the coding sequence ATGCGCACGAAGGATACCGTGACGGTCGCGATGTTCGCGGCCTTTATCGTCGTGTTGAGCCTGGCGCCGCCCATACCGGTGCCGGCCCTGCCGGTGCCCATCACCTTGCAGGCGCTGGGCGTCATGCTCGCCGGCTGCATGCTGGGGCCGGCCCGCGGCGCGGCGGCCGTGGCGCTCTATCTGGTCCTGGCGGCGATCGGGCTGCCGGTGCTGCCCGGGGGCCGCGGCGGGCTGGGCGTGTATGCCGGCCCGACCGGCGGGTTCCTGGTCGGCATGCTGGTCGGCGCGGCGCTGTGCGGTGCGATGGCGCAGCGCGTGGCGCGGTCGGGCGCCGATACGCTGCCGGCGCTGCTGGGTTACTTCGGGGCCGCTCTGGCCGGCGGGCTGGTCGTGGTCTATGCCGTGGGTATTCCCTGGCTGGCGGCCATCGCGGGCATGACATTGAGCAAGGCGGCGCTGGCCATGGTGGTGTTCCTGCCCGGCGACATCGCCAAGGCGATCGTGGCCGCCGTCGTGACGCAAAGGGTGCGCCGCGTATGGGCGTTCGGCGGTGAGCGCTGA
- a CDS encoding ABC transporter substrate-binding protein, translating to MHPKHKTRMAAAALALALPLMAHAQIKVGVTLSSTGPAASLGIPERNTVALLPKEVAGQKIDWIVLDDATDTTQAVKNMRKFVSEDKVDVVIGTSVTPASLAMVDVAGETRTPMISVAASVKIVDPVDGPRKWAFKTPQNDALMAGALADAMAKGKVKTLGFIGFADAYGDSWLQEIKNATEKKGIKVVAVEKYGRTDTSVTGQVLKLVGARPDAVLIAASGTPAALPQKELRARNYGGLIYQTHGVANGDFLRVCGKDCEGMLLPAGPLLVAEQLPDSNPVKKSALAYVAAYEKAHGAGSVSTFGGHLWDAGQLVLAAVPNALKQAQPGTPEFRAAMRDALENIKDLPASQGVFNMSPTDHAGFDERARVMVKVQNGKWVYQPGL from the coding sequence ATGCATCCCAAGCATAAGACGCGCATGGCGGCCGCGGCGCTGGCGCTGGCCTTGCCCTTGATGGCACACGCGCAGATCAAGGTCGGCGTCACTCTCTCCAGCACCGGGCCGGCGGCGTCGCTGGGTATTCCGGAGCGCAACACGGTGGCCCTGCTGCCGAAGGAAGTGGCGGGCCAGAAGATCGACTGGATCGTGTTGGACGATGCGACCGATACCACCCAGGCCGTCAAGAACATGCGCAAGTTCGTCAGCGAGGACAAGGTGGACGTCGTGATCGGCACGTCGGTGACGCCGGCGTCCCTGGCGATGGTCGACGTCGCGGGCGAAACCCGGACGCCGATGATCAGCGTGGCGGCCAGCGTGAAGATCGTCGACCCGGTCGACGGGCCGCGCAAATGGGCCTTCAAGACCCCGCAGAACGATGCGCTGATGGCGGGCGCGCTGGCCGACGCGATGGCCAAGGGCAAGGTCAAGACCCTGGGCTTCATCGGCTTTGCCGATGCCTATGGCGATAGCTGGCTGCAGGAAATCAAGAACGCCACCGAGAAGAAAGGCATCAAGGTCGTCGCCGTCGAAAAATACGGCCGCACCGATACCAGCGTGACCGGCCAGGTGCTGAAATTGGTCGGCGCCCGTCCCGACGCGGTGCTGATCGCCGCTTCCGGCACGCCGGCGGCGCTGCCGCAGAAGGAACTGCGCGCCCGCAACTACGGCGGCCTGATCTACCAGACGCATGGCGTGGCCAACGGCGATTTCCTGCGCGTTTGCGGCAAGGATTGCGAAGGCATGCTGTTGCCCGCCGGCCCGTTGCTGGTCGCCGAGCAACTGCCGGACAGCAATCCGGTGAAGAAGTCGGCGCTTGCCTATGTGGCCGCCTATGAAAAGGCGCACGGCGCCGGTTCCGTCAGTACCTTCGGCGGCCATCTGTGGGACGCCGGCCAACTGGTGCTGGCGGCCGTGCCCAACGCGCTGAAGCAGGCCCAGCCCGGCACGCCGGAATTCCGCGCGGCGATGCGCGATGCCCTGGAAAACATCAAGGACCTGCCGGCCTCGCAGGGCGTGTTCAATATGAGCCCCACCGACCACGCCGGTTTCGACGAGCGCGCGCGGGTCATGGTGAAGGTGCAGAACGGCAAGTGGGTCTACCAGCCGGGACTGTGA